A window from Gallus gallus isolate bGalGal1 chromosome 7, bGalGal1.mat.broiler.GRCg7b, whole genome shotgun sequence encodes these proteins:
- the NXPH2 gene encoding neurexophilin-2 isoform X1, translated as MVHLQPLPLVVLQGVLRIVFCDGNQVVQATDVLDWEDKDAAETLVDNVVHSRIINPLRLFVKPSPVLKHGQVSYSDSIENFWDWLSNITEVQESLARTKRRPIVKTGKFKKMFGWGDFHSNIKTVKLNLLITGKIVDHGNGTFSVYFRHNSTGLGNVSVSLVPPSKVVEFESSPQSTLETKESKSFNCRIEYEKTDRAKKTALCNFDPSKICYQEQTQSHVSWLCSKPFKVICIYIAFYSVDYKLVQKVCPDYNYHSETPYLSSG; from the exons ATGGTGCACCTGCAGCCGCTGCCGCTCGTCGTGCTCCAGGGCGTCCTCCGGATC GTATTTTGTGATGGTAATCAAGTCGTACAAGCTACAGATGTACTGGACTGGGAAGACAAGGATGCTGCAGAGACATTGGTGGACAACGTGGTCCACTCCAGGATCATCAACCCGCTACGCCTGTTTGTTAAGCCATCCCCAGTACTGAAACATGGCCAGGTGTCCTACTCGGACAGCATAGAAAACTTTTGGGATTGGTTGTCCAACATCACGGAGGTTCAGGAATCTCTCGCACGAACTAAACGCAGACCTATAGTAAAAACTGGGAAATTCAAGAAGATGTTTGGATGGGGCGACTTCCACTCCAACATCAAAACTGTTAAACTGAATCTCCTGATCACGGGGAAAATCGTTGATCACGGCAACGGCACCTTCAGTGTTTATTTCCGACATAACTCCACAGGTCTCGGAAACGTTTCTGTGAGCCTGGTGCCACCTTCCAAGGTGGTCGAATTCGAATCGTCTCCACAGTCAACTCTGGAGACCAAGGAATCCAAGTCCTTCAATTGCCGCATCGAGTATGAAAAAACAGATCGTGCTAAAAAAACTGCCTTGTGCAACTTCGACCCCTCAAAGATCTGCTATCAAGAGCAGACCCAAAGCCATGTCTCCTGGTTGTGTTCTAAACCATTCAAAGTTATCTGCATTTACATCGCTTTTTACAGCGTAGATTACAAACTGGTGCAAAAGGTCTGTCCCGATTATAATTACCATAGCGAGACTCCGTACTTGTCCTCTGGCTGA